One genomic segment of Acidobacteriota bacterium includes these proteins:
- the rpsJ gene encoding 30S ribosomal protein S10: MVNEKIRIRLKAYDHRILDQSTTEIVDTARRTGAQVVGPIPLPTVRNKWTVLRSPHVDKKSREQFEIRTHKRLLDILQPTPETVDALMKLDLPAGVDVEIKAFGQSA, from the coding sequence ATGGTGAACGAGAAGATCAGAATCCGGCTAAAAGCCTACGACCATCGGATCCTCGATCAATCGACAACCGAGATCGTGGATACCGCTCGCCGTACAGGCGCTCAGGTAGTGGGACCGATCCCACTACCGACCGTCCGTAACAAGTGGACGGTTCTGCGTTCCCCTCATGTCGACAAGAAGTCGCGTGAGCAGTTCGAGATTCGAACGCACAAGCGTCTGTTGGACATCCTCCAGCCGACGCCGGAGACGGTGGACGCACTGATGAAGCTGGATTTGCCGGCAGGTGTGGATGTTGAGATCAAAGCGTTCGGGCAGTCTGCGTAG
- the fusA gene encoding elongation factor G, translating into MARTTPPEQIRNIGLMAHIDAGKTTTTERILFLTGSNPTIDWVAQERGITLTSAATTCLWRDTRIHIIDTPGHVDFTAEVERSLRVLDGVVAVFCAVGGVESQSETVWRQADRYEVPRIAIVNKMDRAGADFDAVCRQMVDRLAARPLPIQMPIGSGESFCGFIDLVTLQAYEWRDAAELHPIRTPEELADTASRGRERLLEALCEIDDELMGSYLAGELTGENQVSDPQTTQRIHQVLRRGTIGLSFTPVLCGSAFRNRGIEPLLNAVVDYLPSPLDMPAVEGANPLAAVGAVDGTLSRMPADAEPFSALVFKVTTDPVVGSLAFIRVYSGSLSRGDEVYNPARGKSASVGRLLQLHADGQEELGRVGAGDIAVVVGLGLAATGDTICDPETPIVLEAMQFPEPVIRLVLEARTALDQEKLDATLARLSREDPTFKVQVDRVSGQTVIAGMGELHLEVLVDRLRREFEVSAIVGEPQVAYRETILGEASADARDRDAYVRLRVAPSDDTQEMVFRSETVGGAIPRESISAIRAGIQESMQGGLLADFPMNNIDVVLEDGSSRGADASDVAFKKAASIAFRDACHKAGIVLLEPVMKLEIVVPEDYVGDVIGNLNERRGRIQGVDTRAGLQVLDARAPMAEMFGYATALRSFSQGRGNYSMHFSHYDPVPRAVGDDVVARVAGVAGNG; encoded by the coding sequence GTGGCACGGACGACTCCCCCGGAGCAAATCCGCAATATCGGCCTGATGGCCCATATCGACGCCGGTAAAACGACGACGACAGAGCGGATTCTGTTTCTCACCGGGTCAAATCCTACGATCGACTGGGTGGCCCAAGAGCGGGGCATCACCCTCACGTCCGCCGCGACCACCTGCCTCTGGCGCGATACGCGCATCCATATCATCGACACTCCGGGTCACGTCGACTTCACCGCAGAGGTCGAGCGATCGCTTCGCGTCCTCGACGGCGTGGTGGCCGTCTTCTGTGCGGTCGGTGGCGTCGAGTCGCAGTCGGAGACGGTTTGGCGACAGGCCGACCGTTACGAGGTGCCCCGGATCGCCATCGTCAACAAGATGGATCGTGCGGGCGCCGATTTCGATGCCGTCTGCCGCCAGATGGTCGATCGCCTCGCTGCCCGTCCGCTTCCGATTCAGATGCCCATCGGCTCCGGTGAGTCCTTCTGCGGGTTCATCGATCTGGTCACGCTGCAAGCCTACGAGTGGCGTGACGCCGCAGAGCTTCATCCGATCCGCACACCGGAAGAGCTCGCCGATACTGCCTCCCGTGGCCGTGAGCGACTGCTCGAGGCGCTGTGCGAAATTGACGACGAACTGATGGGAAGCTACCTGGCCGGTGAACTGACCGGCGAGAATCAGGTCTCGGACCCGCAGACCACCCAACGGATCCACCAGGTTCTACGACGCGGAACCATCGGCCTGTCCTTCACGCCGGTCCTGTGTGGTAGCGCCTTCCGAAATAGGGGCATCGAGCCGCTGCTGAATGCCGTCGTCGACTACCTGCCGTCTCCGCTTGATATGCCGGCGGTCGAGGGTGCAAACCCGCTGGCCGCCGTCGGGGCAGTCGACGGGACACTCTCACGCATGCCTGCCGACGCGGAGCCCTTCTCCGCGTTGGTCTTCAAGGTCACGACCGATCCCGTCGTGGGTTCCTTGGCGTTCATCCGAGTCTACTCCGGTTCCCTCTCCCGTGGCGACGAGGTCTATAACCCCGCTCGCGGCAAGTCCGCAAGTGTCGGTCGACTGTTGCAGTTGCACGCCGACGGGCAAGAGGAGTTGGGCCGTGTCGGGGCAGGTGATATCGCTGTCGTCGTCGGTCTTGGTCTGGCGGCGACGGGGGACACGATCTGCGACCCGGAGACACCGATCGTGCTCGAGGCGATGCAGTTCCCGGAGCCCGTTATTCGACTTGTCCTCGAGGCGCGTACGGCGCTCGATCAGGAGAAGCTTGACGCCACGCTGGCCAGACTCTCCCGCGAGGATCCGACGTTCAAGGTTCAGGTCGATCGTGTCTCCGGCCAAACCGTCATCGCCGGAATGGGCGAGCTTCACCTCGAGGTTTTGGTCGATCGATTGCGACGAGAGTTCGAGGTCAGCGCCATCGTTGGCGAGCCGCAGGTGGCCTATCGCGAGACGATCCTCGGTGAGGCGTCGGCCGACGCCCGCGACCGGGATGCCTACGTGCGGCTTCGCGTGGCTCCGTCGGACGACACGCAGGAGATGGTGTTTCGTAGCGAGACTGTCGGTGGCGCGATCCCGCGCGAGTCGATCTCTGCGATTCGTGCCGGCATCCAGGAATCGATGCAGGGCGGGCTCCTTGCCGACTTTCCGATGAACAACATCGACGTCGTCCTTGAGGACGGATCGTCCCGCGGGGCCGACGCGTCGGACGTCGCCTTCAAGAAAGCGGCCTCGATTGCGTTTCGAGATGCCTGCCACAAGGCCGGTATCGTCTTGCTCGAGCCTGTGATGAAACTCGAGATCGTTGTCCCCGAAGACTACGTGGGCGATGTGATCGGAAACCTCAACGAACGTCGCGGCCGTATACAGGGTGTCGACACCCGGGCGGGCTTGCAGGTGCTCGACGCAAGAGCGCCGATGGCGGAGATGTTCGGCTACGCGACGGCGTTACGTTCGTTCTCTCAGGGACGTGGCAACTATTCCATGCACTTTTCTCACTACGATCCGGTCCCTCGTGCCGTTGGCGACGATGTCGTCGCACGGGTAGCGGGCGTAGCGGGTAACGGTTGA
- the rpsG gene encoding 30S ribosomal protein S7: protein MPRRGNVPKRKVLPDPLYQSPLVTKFINCMMLDGKRSTAEGIFYGAMTTVQERAGDDALKVFRRAVDNVKPALEVKSRRVGGSNYQVPIEVRPSRRMALALRWLISFSRQRSEKSMRDKLANEILDAANGRGNAFKKKEDTHRMAEANKAFAHFRW from the coding sequence AGAGGAAATGTCCCCAAACGGAAGGTCTTGCCGGATCCGTTGTATCAATCGCCGTTGGTGACGAAGTTCATCAATTGCATGATGCTGGATGGCAAGCGCTCCACGGCGGAGGGGATTTTTTACGGCGCCATGACCACGGTTCAGGAGAGAGCCGGTGATGACGCGTTGAAGGTGTTTCGTCGGGCGGTGGACAACGTCAAGCCCGCCCTCGAGGTGAAGTCTCGTCGCGTCGGCGGTTCCAACTACCAGGTGCCGATCGAGGTCCGACCCAGCCGTCGAATGGCCTTGGCCCTGCGTTGGCTGATCAGCTTCTCTCGGCAGCGTTCGGAGAAATCGATGCGAGACAAGCTCGCCAACGAGATTCTCGACGCCGCCAACGGTCGCGGCAATGCGTTCAAGAAGAAGGAAGATACTCATCGGATGGCCGAGGCCAACAAGGCTTTCGCTCATTTCCGCTGGTAG
- the rplV gene encoding 50S ribosomal protein L22, with protein sequence MIATAKRKYLGVSAQKTRGVVDQVRGKNVGEALNILHFSPKLVARDLEKLLKSAVANAQQADPNVDVDELRISRALVNEAPPMRRSRHVAMGRIFPIIKRACHITFDLDIIGGKKNDASDDSAVSGG encoded by the coding sequence GTGATCGCGACGGCAAAAAGAAAATACCTGGGAGTCTCCGCGCAGAAGACGCGTGGAGTTGTCGACCAGGTTCGTGGAAAGAATGTCGGGGAGGCCCTCAACATCCTGCACTTCTCACCCAAGTTGGTGGCGCGGGACCTAGAGAAGCTCTTGAAGTCTGCGGTGGCAAACGCCCAGCAGGCGGACCCCAACGTCGATGTCGATGAGTTGAGAATCTCACGTGCCCTGGTGAACGAGGCGCCTCCGATGCGCCGATCTCGCCACGTCGCGATGGGACGCATCTTCCCGATCATCAAACGTGCCTGTCACATCACGTTTGATCTCGACATCATCGGTGGCAAGAAGAATGACGCTTCAGACGATAGCGCTGTTTCGGGAGGTTAG
- the tuf gene encoding elongation factor Tu, translating to MAKEKFDRSKPHVNVGTIGHVDHGKTTLTAAITSTLAKGDDTVTARSFDSIDNAPEERERGITIATAHVEYQTDERHYAHVDCPGHADYIKNMITGAAQMDGAILVVSAADGPMPQTREHILLARQVGVPAIVVAMNKVDMVDDPELLDLVELEVRELLSAYEFPGDDIPICRVSALKALEGDADAQDGVVALMKEVDSYIPMPERAIDQPFLMPVEDIFSISGRGTVVTGRIEQGIVKVGEEVEIVGIRDTQKKVVTGVEMFKKLLDSGEAGDNVGLLLRGTERTDVERGQVLAKPGSITPHTKFMGEVYVLTKEEGGRHTPFFNGYRPQFYFRTTDVTGTANLPGDTEMVMPGDNVTIEVELLTPIAMTKGLRFAIREGGRTVGAGTVTEIVE from the coding sequence ATGGCCAAGGAAAAATTTGATCGTTCAAAGCCCCACGTTAACGTGGGAACGATCGGTCACGTGGACCACGGAAAGACGACGTTGACGGCTGCGATTACGTCGACGCTTGCCAAAGGCGACGACACGGTAACGGCGCGTTCGTTCGACTCGATCGACAATGCACCGGAAGAGCGCGAGCGCGGTATCACGATCGCGACGGCGCACGTGGAGTACCAGACGGACGAGCGTCACTACGCTCACGTCGATTGCCCGGGTCACGCGGACTACATCAAGAACATGATCACGGGTGCGGCGCAGATGGACGGGGCGATCCTCGTGGTGTCGGCGGCCGATGGCCCGATGCCCCAGACCCGCGAGCACATCCTGCTTGCCCGTCAGGTGGGTGTGCCTGCGATCGTCGTCGCCATGAACAAGGTCGACATGGTGGACGACCCGGAGCTGCTGGACCTGGTCGAGCTCGAGGTACGTGAGCTGCTGAGCGCCTACGAGTTCCCGGGCGATGACATTCCGATCTGTCGTGTGTCGGCGCTGAAGGCCCTCGAGGGCGATGCCGACGCGCAGGACGGCGTGGTCGCCCTGATGAAGGAGGTCGACTCCTACATCCCGATGCCGGAGCGTGCCATCGATCAACCGTTCCTGATGCCGGTCGAGGACATCTTCTCGATCTCGGGTCGTGGCACGGTGGTGACGGGTCGCATCGAGCAGGGCATCGTGAAGGTCGGCGAGGAAGTGGAGATCGTCGGAATCCGTGACACGCAGAAGAAGGTCGTCACGGGAGTCGAGATGTTCAAGAAGTTGCTGGACTCCGGTGAGGCCGGCGATAACGTCGGTCTGTTGCTTCGTGGTACGGAGCGAACGGATGTCGAGCGTGGTCAGGTGCTGGCGAAGCCGGGATCGATCACTCCTCACACGAAGTTCATGGGTGAGGTCTACGTGCTGACGAAGGAGGAGGGTGGTCGACACACTCCGTTCTTCAACGGCTATCGACCGCAGTTCTACTTCCGGACGACGGACGTCACCGGAACGGCAAACCTGCCTGGCGACACCGAGATGGTGATGCCGGGGGACAACGTGACGATCGAAGTGGAATTGTTAACGCCGATCGCGATGACCAAGGGCCTGCGCTTTGCCATCCGTGAGGGTGGACGCACCGTGGGTGCAGGCACCGTCACTGAGATCGTCGAGTAG
- the rpsQ gene encoding 30S ribosomal protein S17: MSENSQPESTNTRRRVTKVGIVASDKMDKTVVVRVDRTVVHRRYRRYIRKTTKFMAHDEANQCKIGDTVEIVESRPLSAHKRWRVQRIVRAAVTASGDAGAGTTE, from the coding sequence GTGAGCGAAAACAGTCAGCCCGAGAGCACTAATACGCGCCGGCGGGTTACGAAGGTCGGTATTGTCGCATCGGACAAGATGGACAAGACCGTCGTCGTTCGTGTCGATCGCACCGTCGTTCATCGACGCTATCGTCGTTACATTCGCAAAACGACGAAATTCATGGCTCACGATGAAGCCAATCAGTGCAAGATCGGCGACACCGTAGAAATCGTTGAATCGCGACCGTTGTCCGCTCACAAGCGGTGGCGTGTACAGCGAATCGTTCGTGCCGCGGTGACCGCAAGTGGCGACGCGGGCGCCGGAACAACCGAGTAA
- the rplD gene encoding 50S ribosomal protein L4, translating to MAEVAVKNWDNKTVRTIEVDPVLADYPLKNHLIYEAVLAYQAAGRAGTHKTKNRKDVSGGTRKMWRQKGTGRARSGDNRSPLWRHGGVVHGPQPRDYSWSMPRKMRRNALRSALAENLRQGKIICLESLELASHQTGALEKAVTGLGLEGKTLLVARDAERNLELATRNNPRLTSARALGVSIVDLLNHDHIVISESAFQTMAEVLAR from the coding sequence ATGGCTGAAGTTGCTGTCAAGAATTGGGACAACAAGACGGTGCGGACGATCGAGGTCGATCCCGTTCTTGCCGACTATCCATTGAAGAACCACCTGATCTACGAGGCGGTCCTGGCGTACCAGGCGGCCGGACGTGCGGGTACCCATAAGACGAAGAACCGCAAGGACGTCTCGGGCGGAACGCGGAAAATGTGGCGTCAAAAGGGAACCGGCCGGGCCCGTTCCGGCGACAACCGTTCGCCGCTGTGGCGTCACGGCGGCGTCGTGCACGGTCCTCAGCCGCGGGACTACTCGTGGTCGATGCCACGCAAGATGCGTCGCAACGCGCTGCGCTCGGCGCTGGCCGAGAATCTGCGGCAGGGAAAAATCATTTGCCTCGAGTCCCTCGAGCTCGCCAGTCATCAGACCGGCGCCCTGGAGAAGGCCGTCACGGGTCTTGGCCTTGAGGGCAAGACGCTGCTCGTTGCCCGCGACGCCGAGCGCAATCTCGAGCTGGCGACTCGCAACAACCCCCGACTGACGTCGGCGCGGGCGTTGGGCGTCAGCATCGTCGATCTATTGAATCACGACCACATCGTGATCTCGGAGTCGGCGTTTCAGACAATGGCGGAGGTACTGGCGCGATGA
- the rplW gene encoding 50S ribosomal protein L23: protein MKNEFSIVRQPLITEKSTILREKNGTYCFRVHPNANKLEIAAAIEKLFVKDNVKVATVRTARVLGKTKRMGRFLGSRPNWKKAWVQLTPDSGEIEFFDAG from the coding sequence ATGAAGAACGAATTCTCGATCGTACGTCAGCCGCTGATCACGGAGAAATCGACGATTCTCCGGGAGAAGAACGGCACGTATTGCTTCCGTGTGCACCCCAACGCCAACAAGCTCGAAATCGCCGCAGCGATCGAGAAGCTGTTTGTGAAGGACAACGTCAAGGTAGCGACGGTTCGGACTGCGCGAGTGCTTGGAAAGACAAAACGAATGGGCCGGTTCCTGGGCTCACGCCCGAACTGGAAGAAGGCCTGGGTCCAGCTGACACCGGACTCAGGCGAAATCGAATTCTTCGACGCCGGTTGA
- the rplP gene encoding 50S ribosomal protein L16 produces the protein MLMPSKVKHRKQQRGRRRGNAQTGCTVSFGEYGLKALDNGWLTSRQIEAGRVAMTRSVKRGGKIWIRVFPDKPITKKPTEVRMGKGKGAPEAWVAVIKPGRILFEMEGVAEDIAKEAMRLAAHKLPFRTKFVKRLP, from the coding sequence ATGTTAATGCCAAGCAAGGTCAAGCACCGAAAGCAGCAGCGGGGACGCCGGCGCGGAAACGCGCAAACCGGCTGCACCGTCAGCTTCGGTGAGTATGGCTTGAAGGCTCTGGACAACGGCTGGCTGACGTCCCGACAGATCGAGGCGGGTCGTGTTGCGATGACTCGAAGTGTGAAGCGTGGCGGAAAGATCTGGATTCGGGTCTTCCCCGACAAGCCGATCACGAAGAAGCCGACAGAAGTTCGAATGGGTAAGGGTAAGGGCGCACCGGAGGCGTGGGTCGCCGTGATCAAGCCAGGTCGCATCCTCTTCGAGATGGAGGGTGTCGCCGAGGATATCGCCAAAGAGGCGATGCGTCTGGCGGCGCACAAGCTGCCGTTTCGGACGAAGTTCGTCAAGCGTCTGCCCTGA
- the rplB gene encoding 50S ribosomal protein L2: MAIKKYKPTSPGRRHMTRMVRDSSGKNEPHKPLLRKLTKKAGRNNKGQISVRHQGGGHKRRYRVIDFRRDKIGIPGKVETVEYDPNRSADIALVCYADGERRYILSPNGLAVGTTILSSPEADIQPGNCLPMKAIPLGTPLHNIEMRPGKGGQLCRSAGTSAQLIAKEGRHALLRMPSGEMRKILAECYATIGQVGNLDHENASIGKAGRSRWLGRRPTVRGVVMNPVDHPHGGGEGRTSGGRHPVSPWGVPTKGKKTRNNPRTDDMIVRRRGRK; this comes from the coding sequence ATGGCCATCAAGAAATATAAACCCACGAGTCCTGGGCGTCGGCACATGACTCGAATGGTGCGCGACTCATCGGGTAAGAACGAGCCCCACAAGCCGTTGCTGCGGAAGCTGACCAAGAAGGCCGGCCGCAACAACAAGGGGCAGATCTCGGTACGACATCAAGGTGGTGGGCACAAGCGCCGCTACCGTGTCATCGATTTTCGCCGAGACAAGATCGGAATTCCCGGGAAGGTCGAGACCGTCGAGTACGATCCCAACCGATCCGCCGATATCGCCCTCGTCTGCTATGCGGATGGCGAGCGACGCTACATCCTGTCGCCGAACGGCCTGGCCGTCGGCACGACGATCCTTTCCTCGCCGGAAGCCGATATCCAGCCGGGCAACTGCCTGCCGATGAAGGCGATCCCGTTAGGTACGCCCCTCCACAATATCGAGATGCGCCCCGGTAAGGGCGGCCAACTCTGCCGTTCCGCCGGTACCTCGGCGCAGTTGATCGCAAAGGAAGGTCGTCACGCTCTCTTGCGCATGCCCTCGGGCGAGATGCGGAAGATCCTGGCGGAGTGCTACGCAACCATCGGGCAGGTAGGGAACCTGGACCACGAGAACGCATCCATCGGTAAAGCGGGTCGCAGTCGCTGGCTGGGTCGCCGTCCGACGGTCCGCGGCGTGGTCATGAACCCTGTCGATCATCCCCACGGTGGTGGTGAAGGCCGAACCTCCGGAGGCCGACATCCGGTAAGTCCCTGGGGTGTCCCGACCAAGGGCAAGAAAACTCGTAACAACCCGCGCACGGACGACATGATCGTTCGCCGCCGCGGTCGCAAGTAG
- the rplX gene encoding 50S ribosomal protein L24, whose translation MNKIRIKKEDRVVIITGKYRDRTTPRRVLQVYPKRRMLLVEGVNLVKRHTKPNPQRNIKGGVIESEGPIHISNVMLLDPETKRGTRIGTKTLEDGRRVRMTRASGTILDK comes from the coding sequence ATGAATAAGATTCGAATCAAGAAAGAAGATCGTGTGGTTATCATTACGGGGAAGTACCGTGATCGAACTACCCCACGTCGTGTGCTTCAGGTCTACCCCAAGCGGAGAATGCTCCTGGTAGAGGGTGTGAACCTGGTCAAGCGTCACACGAAACCAAACCCGCAACGCAATATCAAGGGCGGGGTTATCGAGAGTGAAGGACCGATCCATATCTCCAATGTCATGTTGTTGGACCCCGAGACGAAGCGGGGCACACGGATCGGTACGAAAACACTAGAAGACGGACGTCGCGTGCGCATGACCAGGGCCAGCGGCACCATCCTCGACAAGTAG
- the rpsS gene encoding 30S ribosomal protein S19, with protein MTRSVSKGPFIDRSLEKAVEEQTKKNDHKVLKTWSRRSTITPEMVSLTIAVHNGKKFIPVYITENMVGHKLGEFAPTRTFKGHAGRGGTSSR; from the coding sequence ATGACACGTTCCGTTTCAAAGGGTCCGTTCATCGATCGTTCGCTCGAGAAAGCGGTCGAAGAGCAGACCAAGAAGAACGATCACAAGGTTCTCAAGACCTGGTCGCGCCGCTCGACGATTACACCGGAGATGGTGTCGCTCACCATCGCCGTACACAACGGGAAGAAGTTTATTCCGGTTTACATCACAGAGAATATGGTCGGGCACAAGTTGGGCGAATTCGCGCCCACCCGCACCTTTAAAGGTCACGCCGGTCGCGGCGGGACCTCGAGTCGGTAG
- the rpmC gene encoding 50S ribosomal protein L29, translating into MATNLEKLGEMSPEELSKEEMSLREEIWKLRIQLTTGQLQDPQRVRRSRKELARVLTVRRQQELAATRGSES; encoded by the coding sequence ATGGCAACGAATCTTGAAAAACTCGGGGAAATGAGTCCCGAGGAACTCAGCAAGGAAGAGATGTCGCTACGGGAAGAGATCTGGAAGCTTCGCATCCAGCTCACAACCGGGCAGTTGCAGGACCCTCAACGCGTGCGTCGATCACGCAAAGAGCTCGCCCGCGTGTTGACGGTTCGTCGACAGCAGGAACTGGCGGCAACGAGAGGAAGCGAATCGTGA
- the rpsC gene encoding 30S ribosomal protein S3, protein MGQKVNPYGFRIGINKTWRSRWYSEKKYSELLHEDLKLRDDLKKQLGHAGVSQIEIERAANKLRVNIHTSRPGIIIGRKGAEVDRLKEEIRKRTNREVFINILEIDKPEVDPQLVAEAIGTQLIRRVAFRRAMRKAVESALRFGAKGVKVRVSGRLGGAEIARSEWYLEGQLPLHTLRADVGYGFAEAKTTYGIIGIKVWIYRGESREIQIAKTAAR, encoded by the coding sequence GTGGGTCAAAAAGTAAATCCGTACGGTTTTCGAATCGGCATCAACAAGACCTGGCGATCGCGCTGGTACTCCGAGAAAAAGTACTCGGAGCTCCTGCACGAGGACCTGAAGCTTCGTGATGACCTCAAGAAGCAGCTTGGCCACGCCGGAGTCTCGCAGATCGAGATCGAGCGCGCCGCCAACAAGCTGCGCGTCAACATCCACACCTCTCGACCGGGAATCATCATCGGCCGAAAAGGCGCGGAAGTTGATCGACTGAAAGAAGAGATCCGCAAGCGGACCAATCGCGAGGTGTTCATCAACATCCTCGAGATCGACAAGCCGGAGGTCGATCCGCAGCTCGTCGCCGAGGCGATCGGCACGCAGCTCATTCGTCGCGTCGCATTCCGACGGGCCATGCGCAAGGCCGTCGAGTCCGCGCTGCGTTTCGGTGCCAAGGGTGTCAAGGTCCGCGTCAGCGGCCGTCTGGGTGGAGCCGAGATCGCTCGATCCGAGTGGTACCTGGAAGGTCAGTTGCCCTTGCACACGCTTCGTGCGGACGTCGGTTACGGTTTTGCCGAAGCGAAGACGACGTACGGAATTATCGGAATCAAGGTCTGGATCTATCGCGGTGAATCCCGCGAGATTCAGATCGCCAAGACTGCGGCCCGCTAG
- the rplC gene encoding 50S ribosomal protein L3, protein MIEGLIGRKIGMTQLFEDNGKVTPVTVIEAGPCVVVQKKTSEKDGYDAVQLGLVDPKAAKKANKPQKGHHEKAGVPPTRLRREFPLVGDADADDAPKPGDAIAVDIFEGIVKVDVIGVSKGKGFQGVIKRHGFGGGNASHGSMFHRSPGSIGQSATPSKVMKGMKGPGQMGNKRITCKGLTVVRVDSEKNLLLVRGSVPGAPGSAVVVRRSLSDTGTGAKD, encoded by the coding sequence ATGATCGAAGGACTTATCGGAAGAAAAATCGGGATGACGCAGTTGTTCGAGGACAACGGCAAGGTGACTCCGGTCACCGTGATCGAAGCCGGTCCGTGCGTCGTCGTGCAGAAGAAGACCAGTGAGAAGGACGGCTACGACGCCGTACAGCTGGGACTCGTCGATCCGAAGGCCGCCAAGAAGGCCAACAAGCCGCAGAAGGGGCATCACGAGAAGGCCGGCGTCCCGCCGACCCGTCTCCGTCGTGAGTTCCCGCTCGTCGGCGATGCCGATGCGGACGACGCACCCAAACCCGGCGATGCGATCGCCGTCGATATCTTCGAAGGTATCGTCAAGGTCGATGTAATCGGCGTGAGCAAGGGCAAGGGCTTCCAGGGCGTCATCAAGCGTCACGGATTTGGCGGCGGTAACGCCTCTCATGGTTCGATGTTCCATCGCTCTCCGGGATCCATCGGGCAGTCGGCGACACCGTCGAAGGTCATGAAGGGCATGAAGGGCCCCGGACAGATGGGCAATAAGCGGATTACCTGTAAGGGACTGACGGTGGTCCGTGTCGATTCTGAAAAAAACCTGTTGCTGGTACGTGGCTCCGTTCCCGGTGCTCCGGGCTCTGCAGTCGTCGTGCGTCGCTCGTTGTCGGATACCGGCACGGGCGCCAAGGACTGA
- the rplN gene encoding 50S ribosomal protein L14: protein MIQMQSVLQVADNSGAKKIACINLAGGSRGKYASVGDIITASVKEATPDGNAKKGQVVKAVIVRTKSPQRRRDGSYIRFDQNAAVLINDAKEPIGTRVFGPVARELRDKKFMKIVSLAPEVL from the coding sequence ATGATTCAAATGCAAAGTGTGCTGCAGGTCGCCGATAACTCGGGCGCCAAGAAGATTGCGTGTATCAATCTTGCCGGCGGCTCGCGAGGCAAGTACGCGTCGGTGGGTGACATCATCACCGCATCCGTCAAGGAAGCGACGCCCGACGGCAACGCCAAGAAGGGGCAGGTCGTCAAGGCCGTCATCGTCCGTACGAAGAGCCCGCAGCGTCGTCGTGACGGTTCGTATATCCGTTTCGACCAGAACGCCGCGGTCCTGATCAATGACGCCAAGGAGCCGATCGGTACCCGCGTTTTCGGTCCGGTCGCTCGCGAATTGCGCGACAAGAAATTCATGAAGATCGTGTCGCTGGCTCCCGAGGTTCTGTAA